Proteins encoded together in one Astyanax mexicanus isolate ESR-SI-001 chromosome 10, AstMex3_surface, whole genome shotgun sequence window:
- the fam199x gene encoding protein FAM199X, producing MSDDVYEKFLAPEEPFPLLSQRGNLSEDGTLDVSDFGCQLSSCHRTDPLRRFHSNRWNLTSCGTSVASSECSEELFSSVSVGDQDDCYSLLDDQELTSFDLFPEGSVCSDVSSSISTYWDWSDSEFEWQLPGSDIASGSDVLSDIIPSVPSSPCLVSKRKIKSHGNLDELPWSAMTNDEQVEYIEYLSRKVSTEMGLREQLDIIKIIDPSAQISPTDSEFIIELNCLTDEKLKQVRNYIREHSPRQRTGSTRDGWKRSVASSGSTSGVSAHSSSNASMVSSASSSTGSSGSNSSTNISRAHSDGNLATAAERIRDSKKRSKQRKLQQKALRKRQLKEQRQARKERLSGLFLNEEVLSLKVTEEEDHGDDVDVLM from the exons ATGTCTGACGACGTTTATGAGAAGTTTCTCGCTCCAGAGGAGCCTTTTCCTCTGCTGTCTCAGCGGGGAAATCTCAGTGAAGATGGTACATTGGATGTTAGTGATTTTGGATGTCAGCTGTCCTCTTGTCATCGCACTGACCCTCTGCGGCGCTTTCATAGCAACAG ATGGAACCTGACCTCATGCGGCACCAGTGTGGCCAGTTCAGAGTGCAGCGAGGAGCTCTTCTCCTCCGTGTCGGTGGGCGATCAGGACGACTGCTACTCTCTGCTGGATGACCAGGAGCTCACCAGCTTCGACCTTTTCCCGGAGGGAAGCGTCTGCAGTGATGTGTCCTCCTCTATCAGCACCTACTGGGACTGGTCCGACAGTGAGTTTGAGTGGCAG TTACCAGGAAGTGACATCGCCAGCGGAAGTGATGTGCTGTCTGACATCATACCGAGTGTACCGAGCTCACCCTGCCTTGTTTCAAAAAGAAAGATCAAATCACATGGAAATCTGGACGAGTTGCCTTGGAGTGCCATGACCAACGATGAGCAG GTGGAGTATATCGAGTACCTGAGCCGGAAGGTGAGCACTGAGATGGGCCTGCGGGAGCAGCTGGACATCATTAAAATAATTGATCCGAGTGCTCAGATATCTCCAACAGACAGCGAGTTCATCATCGAGCTGAACTGCCTGACGGACGAGAAACTGAAACAG GTGAGGAACTATATCCGAGAGCACAGTCCGCGGCAGAGGACCGGCAGCACACGGGACGGCTGGAAACGGAGCGTGGCGAGCAGCGGCAGCACCAGCGGCGTTAGTGCCCACAGCAGCAGCAATGCCAGCATGGTGAGCAGCGCCAGCAGCAGCACCGGCTCCTCCGGCTCCAACTCCTCCACCAACATCAGCCGCGCCCACAGTGACGGCAACCTGGCCACCGCGGCCGAACGGATCCGAGACTCCAAG AAACGCTCTAAGCAGCGGAAGCTGCAGCAGAAGGCTCTGAGGAAACGGCAGCTGAAGGAACAGCGTCAGGCTCGCAAGGAGAGACTCAGTGGGCTGTTCCTCAATGAGGAGGTCCTGTCACTCAAAGTCACTGAGGAGGAAGATCACGGGGATGATGTTGATGTCCTGATGTGA
- the commd5 gene encoding COMM domain-containing protein 5 isoform X2, protein MAEHVGIFGGRIPAEVETLSKDLKDLDKELFRKILKVVVSAVEGKDCGEAMVEIGESGSLSEEKLSRIVSGLFKLLREALRFPGSSVKQEGFKEDLRELRISEEFIADIASVVFGNSSLARALQPSVLMQLKLSDGNIHRFEVPVSKFQELRYNVALILKEMNDLEKRSILKIQG, encoded by the exons ATGGCGGAACATGTGGGGATATTCGGGGGGAGAATTCCAGCAGAAGTAGAAACTCTGTCCAAAGACTTAAAGGATTTAGACAAAGAGCTTTTCAGAAAAATCCTTAAAG TGGTGGTGAGCGCAGTGGAAGGTAAAGACTGTGGTGAGGCGATGGTGGAAATTGGTGAGAGCGGTTCTCTCTCTGAGGAAAAGTTGAGCCGGATTGTTTCAGGTCTGTTTAAGCTGCTGAGAGAAGCTCTGCGTTTCCCTGGATCTTCAGTAAAGCAGGAG GGTTTTAAAGAGGATCTCCGTGAGCTTAG AATTTCAGAGGAATTCATTGCAGACATTGCCAGTGTCGTCTTTGGGAACAG TTCCTTGGCCCGAGCTTTACAGCCATCCGTTCTTATGCAGTTGAAGCTTTCAGATGGAAATATCCATCGCTTTGAG GTACCTGTGTCCAAGTTCCAGGAGCTCCGGTATAATGTTGCTCTTATTCTAAAAGAGATGAATGACTTGGAGAAGCGAAGTATTCTTAAGATCCAAGGCTGA
- the commd5 gene encoding COMM domain-containing protein 5 isoform X1: MAEHVGIFGGRIPAEVETLSKDLKDLDKELFRKILKVVVSAVEGKDCGEAMVEIGESGSLSEEKLSRIVSGLFKLLREALRFPGSSVKQEGFKEDLRELRISEEFIADIASVVFGNRRSALDAAVTQRGPRLPSLMEFRWRVDVAISTSSLARALQPSVLMQLKLSDGNIHRFEVPVSKFQELRYNVALILKEMNDLEKRSILKIQG; encoded by the exons ATGGCGGAACATGTGGGGATATTCGGGGGGAGAATTCCAGCAGAAGTAGAAACTCTGTCCAAAGACTTAAAGGATTTAGACAAAGAGCTTTTCAGAAAAATCCTTAAAG TGGTGGTGAGCGCAGTGGAAGGTAAAGACTGTGGTGAGGCGATGGTGGAAATTGGTGAGAGCGGTTCTCTCTCTGAGGAAAAGTTGAGCCGGATTGTTTCAGGTCTGTTTAAGCTGCTGAGAGAAGCTCTGCGTTTCCCTGGATCTTCAGTAAAGCAGGAG GGTTTTAAAGAGGATCTCCGTGAGCTTAG AATTTCAGAGGAATTCATTGCAGACATTGCCAGTGTCGTCTTTGGGAACAG GAGGTCAGCTCTAGATGCTGCGGTTACACAGAGAGGCCCAAGATTACCCAGTTTAATGGAATTCAGATGGAGAGTGGATGTTGCCATTTCAACAAG TTCCTTGGCCCGAGCTTTACAGCCATCCGTTCTTATGCAGTTGAAGCTTTCAGATGGAAATATCCATCGCTTTGAG GTACCTGTGTCCAAGTTCCAGGAGCTCCGGTATAATGTTGCTCTTATTCTAAAAGAGATGAATGACTTGGAGAAGCGAAGTATTCTTAAGATCCAAGGCTGA